The Calditerrivibrio nitroreducens DSM 19672 genome window below encodes:
- a CDS encoding chalcone isomerase family protein: protein MRKYSLLIVLIFTLCATNLFASKLPDSLSFGDSKFILNGSGIRKKFMFSIYEVGLFLPKKSNELKEIYSADKKALRLYFIYKNLEPKKIKEAFEDGIALNHKELKDSDESKKFLSIFTFDIKENDTIDFYFDNTNFLVFYNGKQLATFNNSVLSKAILDIYLGENPIDKSLKNKLLGK from the coding sequence ATGAGAAAGTACAGTTTACTTATAGTTCTAATTTTTACTTTGTGTGCAACAAACCTTTTTGCGTCAAAGCTACCAGATTCATTGTCTTTTGGTGACTCTAAATTTATTCTGAATGGTTCTGGAATAAGGAAGAAATTTATGTTTTCCATCTACGAGGTTGGACTTTTTTTACCCAAAAAAAGCAATGAATTAAAAGAGATTTACTCCGCCGATAAAAAAGCTCTAAGACTCTACTTTATTTACAAAAACCTCGAACCTAAGAAAATTAAAGAGGCTTTTGAAGATGGGATAGCATTAAATCATAAGGAACTAAAAGATTCTGATGAATCTAAAAAATTCCTCTCTATCTTTACATTTGACATTAAAGAAAACGACACAATCGATTTTTACTTTGACAATACTAATTTTTTAGTATTTTATAACGGAAAACAGTTAGCTACTTTTAATAACAGTGTTTTATCAAAGGCTATATTAGACATCTATCTGGGTGAAAATCCGATAGACAAGTCGTTAAAAAATAAACTTTTAGGAAAATAA
- a CDS encoding enoyl-CoA hydratase/isomerase family protein, producing the protein MIYSYLRFEKTDFDGVFKLVIDRPNALNALNSDVIAELQSFFEKIVNDCSIKAIVLTGGGEKSFVAGADIKEMVNLTAQDSMNFARKGQQLLLTMYNCPKPIIAAVNGYALGGGFEMSLCCDMIFASENAKFGFPEVTLGIIPGFGGTQILRRLVGEKAAKYLILSGEIISAAEAYRMNVVNRLFKTPEEVVNGAVEFAAKIAKNSPSSVAYAKKAVNVSFDLSMERGLEYESSLFGTLFNTEDQKEGMKAFIEKRKAEFKGK; encoded by the coding sequence ATGATCTATAGTTATTTGAGGTTTGAGAAAACAGATTTTGATGGCGTTTTTAAATTGGTGATCGATAGACCTAATGCACTTAATGCACTTAATTCAGATGTTATAGCTGAGCTTCAGAGTTTTTTTGAAAAGATTGTGAATGATTGTTCAATCAAAGCAATTGTGTTGACAGGTGGTGGAGAAAAGTCTTTTGTGGCGGGGGCGGATATAAAGGAGATGGTTAATCTCACCGCACAGGATAGTATGAATTTTGCTCGTAAAGGTCAGCAGTTACTCCTGACGATGTATAATTGTCCAAAGCCGATTATTGCTGCTGTGAATGGTTATGCACTGGGGGGTGGATTTGAAATGAGCCTTTGTTGTGATATGATTTTTGCATCTGAAAATGCAAAGTTTGGGTTTCCTGAGGTCACCCTTGGTATAATACCGGGGTTTGGCGGGACACAAATTCTAAGAAGACTTGTGGGGGAGAAAGCTGCCAAATATCTTATTCTTTCTGGTGAAATTATCTCTGCAGCGGAAGCATACAGGATGAATGTGGTAAATAGATTATTCAAGACACCAGAAGAGGTTGTGAATGGTGCAGTGGAGTTTGCCGCAAAGATTGCAAAAAATAGCCCATCTTCGGTTGCTTACGCTAAAAAAGCTGTGAATGTATCCTTTGATCTATCTATGGAAAGGGGTCTGGAATATGAATCATCATTGTTTGGTACACTTTTTAATACTGAAGATCAGAAAGAGGGGATGAAAGCTTTTATCGAAAAAAGAAAGGCAGAGTTTAAAGGTAAGTAG
- a CDS encoding electron transfer flavoprotein subunit beta/FixA family protein, translated as MNILVCIKQVADMEAKFKIRGDGKWFEDADIAFKMNEYDEYAVEEAVRLREKIADSNLIVLSIGAERVKEAIKKALAMGCDKGVHLVYENEEMLDSYAKAYAIYEYAKDKKFDLIFTGMQSQDKGSAQVGVILGELLGIPSVTTIVGFEYNNGEITVKRELEGGKKAIVSVKTPAVLTCQLGLNEPRYPTLPNIMKAKKKEIETLPLSNPQNLSEIEKVYYPEKKGGAVILEGDVKDLAQKVAAYLKEKVGI; from the coding sequence ATGAATATACTTGTTTGTATTAAGCAGGTGGCCGATATGGAGGCTAAATTTAAAATAAGAGGGGATGGAAAATGGTTTGAAGATGCCGACATCGCCTTTAAGATGAATGAGTATGATGAGTATGCTGTGGAAGAGGCTGTGAGATTAAGGGAAAAGATTGCTGACTCTAATCTGATAGTCTTATCAATAGGAGCAGAAAGGGTAAAAGAAGCTATCAAAAAGGCATTGGCTATGGGATGTGATAAAGGGGTTCATCTCGTTTACGAAAATGAGGAGATGCTCGATTCCTATGCTAAAGCTTATGCAATCTATGAGTATGCAAAGGATAAAAAATTTGATCTCATCTTCACTGGAATGCAGTCTCAGGATAAAGGTTCCGCTCAGGTTGGCGTCATTTTGGGTGAATTATTGGGTATCCCTTCGGTGACAACTATTGTGGGGTTTGAGTATAATAATGGTGAAATTACCGTAAAAAGAGAGCTGGAAGGGGGTAAAAAGGCGATCGTTAGTGTAAAAACTCCCGCAGTCTTGACATGTCAGCTTGGTTTGAATGAGCCAAGGTATCCTACACTTCCTAATATAATGAAGGCTAAGAAAAAAGAGATAGAGACTCTTCCACTTTCAAACCCTCAAAATCTCTCAGAGATTGAAAAGGTATATTACCCAGAAAAGAAAGGTGGAGCCGTTATTCTTGAAGGGGATGTTAAGGATCTTGCTCAGAAGGTAGCTGCTTATCTCAAAGAAAAAGTAGGAATTTAG
- a CDS encoding OmpP1/FadL family transporter → MRKLLVALSIIGITSGMAYSNGFQINEQGAKALGMGGAFVAQADDPSAVYFNPAGITQLEGTQFSLGASPIAPMATFDSDGKTTALTGKGNINTDGEKQIFYIPNFYLTRKIGDNFAFGVGIFSNFGLATDWPDDWEGRFTTTNAEITTISLNPVLAYKISDKLSIAAGVVVQKIDVTLENRVILGFNPPSSITTEGHTTLEADSHAYGWNVGLLFKPTENLSIGASYRSRIKQKLDGTATTDNVTSGALVDKDNGHADLTLPDIAYIGLAWTNKTWTFELDGQWTGWSSYEKFQVDFDTAHLGKTQIVKPKHWKDVWAIRFGTQYKLNDTVSLRAGIIRDYSPIDDEYLDPLVPSGDRWLYAAGIGLNFGNLTVDLAYNYLQDEERRYDNFNGDIYAGSTKVGHVTGTFKDVHAHIFGVNVSYKF, encoded by the coding sequence ATGAGAAAGCTTTTAGTTGCATTAAGCATCATCGGTATCACATCTGGTATGGCCTATTCAAACGGCTTCCAGATTAACGAACAGGGTGCCAAAGCTCTTGGTATGGGTGGAGCTTTTGTGGCTCAGGCGGACGATCCATCAGCAGTATACTTCAATCCAGCAGGGATAACACAGCTGGAAGGAACACAATTTTCTTTGGGAGCATCCCCAATAGCACCAATGGCAACTTTTGATAGTGATGGCAAAACTACAGCCTTAACAGGGAAAGGTAATATAAACACCGACGGAGAAAAACAAATCTTTTATATCCCAAACTTCTATTTAACAAGGAAAATTGGTGATAATTTTGCCTTTGGTGTGGGTATCTTTTCAAACTTTGGACTTGCCACAGACTGGCCTGACGATTGGGAAGGTAGATTCACAACAACTAATGCCGAGATAACCACAATTTCTTTAAATCCTGTTCTAGCATATAAAATATCTGATAAGCTCAGCATTGCTGCGGGAGTTGTAGTACAAAAAATTGATGTAACTTTAGAAAATAGAGTTATTTTAGGTTTTAATCCACCAAGCTCAATAACTACTGAAGGGCATACTACATTAGAAGCAGACTCCCATGCCTATGGTTGGAATGTAGGATTACTTTTTAAACCAACAGAAAATCTATCCATAGGTGCATCGTACAGAAGTAGAATAAAACAGAAATTGGATGGAACAGCCACAACTGACAATGTAACAAGTGGCGCTTTAGTGGATAAAGACAATGGCCATGCCGATCTTACTCTTCCAGATATTGCATACATAGGGTTAGCCTGGACAAATAAAACTTGGACTTTTGAACTCGATGGTCAATGGACTGGATGGAGTAGCTATGAAAAGTTCCAAGTCGATTTTGATACAGCTCATTTAGGTAAGACTCAGATAGTTAAACCGAAACATTGGAAGGATGTCTGGGCAATTAGATTTGGTACCCAATATAAACTTAATGATACTGTTTCGCTTAGAGCTGGTATCATTAGAGATTACTCCCCAATTGATGACGAATATTTAGATCCTCTGGTACCTTCAGGAGACAGGTGGCTTTATGCTGCAGGTATTGGACTTAATTTTGGCAATCTAACTGTCGATCTGGCGTATAACTATCTTCAAGATGAAGAGAGACGTTATGACAATTTTAATGGAGATATTTACGCTGGTTCAACAAAAGTTGGACATGTCACTGGAACCTTCAAAGATGTCCATGCCCATATTTTTGGCGTCAATGTAAGCTATAAGTTTTAA
- a CDS encoding MBL fold metallo-hydrolase gives MTQHTVNTPYMVGPVHFYTFETNHGIIMFDTGPNTLEAISYLNKHIDLKKLSYLFITHCHIDHYGLTYHIKQNSDARIFLSRYDYLKFKHYQTRFEKVTYMLEEEGFPKHILNEINYYLEGMKRLAPFPEGEIIEENRDLLNQLNLDFLRCPGHSQSDIVYLFQNYAITGDVILRDVFQTPLLDLNLDDMKTRYNNYLAYIETIDKLISLNGYTILPGHREYIDDIKQKISIYLNKMLTRGVKIGKSLVEDSIYDIIVKINNRKQLDSFTQYLKASEIFFIRDIFKDPKPLQKTINRHSLDIDLNKYIEEIYG, from the coding sequence ATGACACAGCATACGGTAAATACCCCCTACATGGTTGGTCCAGTTCATTTTTACACTTTTGAAACCAACCATGGGATTATAATGTTTGACACCGGTCCAAATACACTGGAAGCGATCTCTTATCTTAATAAGCATATAGATCTAAAAAAATTATCGTATCTTTTCATCACACACTGCCATATCGACCATTATGGACTCACATACCACATCAAGCAAAACTCAGATGCCAGGATCTTCCTATCCAGATATGATTACCTCAAGTTTAAGCACTATCAAACAAGATTTGAAAAGGTTACATACATGCTGGAAGAAGAAGGCTTTCCAAAACATATATTAAACGAGATAAACTATTATTTAGAAGGGATGAAGAGGCTTGCACCTTTTCCGGAAGGGGAAATCATCGAAGAGAATAGAGATCTATTAAATCAGCTCAATCTTGATTTTTTAAGATGCCCCGGTCATTCCCAGAGTGACATCGTGTATCTTTTTCAAAACTATGCCATCACAGGGGATGTAATCCTGAGAGATGTATTTCAGACTCCCCTACTTGATTTAAATCTTGATGACATGAAAACGAGATACAACAACTATTTAGCCTATATAGAAACCATAGACAAACTCATCTCATTGAACGGATACACCATCCTCCCCGGCCATAGAGAATATATCGATGATATAAAACAAAAGATCTCCATCTACCTTAATAAGATGCTCACAAGAGGTGTAAAGATAGGCAAAAGTTTGGTGGAAGATTCAATATACGATATAATTGTGAAAATCAACAATCGCAAACAGCTTGACTCATTCACCCAATATCTAAAAGCTTCAGAAATATTTTTTATCAGAGACATCTTCAAAGATCCAAAACCACTACAAAAAACCATCAACCGTCACTCTTTAGATATAGATTTGAATAAATATATCGAGGAAATATATGGCTAA
- a CDS encoding acyl-CoA dehydrogenase yields MNFDFEEEHKLLQDMLVNFVNKEVKPLAQQIDREHKIPDSLIKKMADLGLLGTYIPEEYGGAGMDYFSYIMTVEEVSKACGSTGVMISAHTSLACDPILSFGNEDQKKKYLPLLAKGEKIGCILLTEPEAGSDVANIQTTYKREGDYFILNGNKIFITNGGFKGIGVVFASFDRSLKHKGLSAFIIDLESEGVEILKNEEKMGIRGSYTTAIGFNNVKIPVENLLGKEGDGFKIAMETLNGGRIGIAAQALGIAEGAFERALAYSKERKQFGKPISENQAIQFKLADMIAKIETAKLITYKAAWLKNMKKTNAMESAICKMYASEVATYVTKEAVQIFGGYGYICEYEVERMYRDAKITEIYEGTNEVQRIVISKMLLK; encoded by the coding sequence ATGAATTTCGATTTTGAAGAGGAACATAAGCTGCTTCAGGACATGTTGGTGAATTTTGTCAATAAAGAGGTGAAACCTCTGGCTCAGCAGATAGATAGAGAACACAAAATACCTGATAGTTTAATAAAAAAGATGGCTGATCTTGGACTGCTTGGAACATACATCCCAGAAGAGTATGGTGGGGCAGGAATGGACTATTTCTCCTACATTATGACTGTTGAAGAGGTTTCAAAAGCCTGTGGGTCTACAGGGGTAATGATATCTGCCCACACGTCGCTTGCCTGCGATCCGATTTTGAGCTTTGGAAATGAAGACCAGAAGAAAAAATATTTACCTCTACTTGCAAAAGGGGAAAAGATCGGCTGTATTCTTCTTACGGAGCCAGAAGCTGGTAGCGATGTGGCAAATATTCAGACTACTTACAAGAGGGAAGGGGATTACTTCATATTAAATGGTAATAAAATATTCATCACAAATGGTGGTTTTAAAGGGATTGGGGTAGTTTTTGCAAGTTTTGATAGATCGTTGAAACATAAAGGTCTTTCTGCATTTATCATCGATCTTGAAAGTGAGGGTGTGGAAATACTGAAAAATGAAGAAAAAATGGGTATCAGAGGTAGCTACACCACCGCCATCGGTTTTAATAATGTAAAAATTCCGGTGGAAAATCTATTGGGGAAAGAGGGGGATGGATTTAAAATAGCCATGGAAACGTTAAACGGAGGAAGAATAGGGATAGCTGCTCAGGCTCTTGGTATTGCAGAAGGGGCATTTGAAAGGGCTCTTGCATACTCAAAAGAGAGGAAGCAGTTTGGTAAGCCGATATCTGAAAACCAGGCTATACAATTTAAGCTTGCTGATATGATCGCAAAGATAGAGACTGCCAAACTTATCACCTACAAGGCGGCATGGCTTAAAAATATGAAGAAAACAAACGCCATGGAATCTGCCATCTGTAAGATGTATGCTTCTGAAGTGGCAACTTATGTCACCAAAGAGGCTGTTCAAATATTTGGTGGGTATGGATATATTTGCGAATATGAAGTTGAAAGAATGTACAGAGATGCAAAAATTACAGAGATCTACGAAGGCACCAATGAAGTTCAAAGGATAGTAATTTCAAAAATGCTGCTTAAGTGA
- a CDS encoding (Fe-S)-binding protein, with translation MEFSREIYWNVGHSVLIPMYLIALGSIAFAIYKLYQRIAVYKLGRDINRTDNLSSRVWYMIRNALGQIKVMSDKGYGYVHTVLFFSFLILVVATTLVFLQADLLDPVFGIKFLKGTFYKFFSLFADIAGLLLFLMMVIFFIRRFIIRPAGLETTKDDYIMHGLLFLIIITGFVVEGLRMAATEMDKPYLYVYSPVGLLLAKIFYGIQVDSLKAAHKFFWWMHLFSVAGFFISIGLTKFKHIVLTPANYIFKSDMPKGYIDTINLEAEEMEKFGANEIKDLTWKDIFDTDACTKCKRCQDRCPAYASDKPLSPMKLINKLNDIAFGKADANLIEEITKDTLWSCTTCGNCQEICPAEIEHVNKILNMRRNLVLMEGDFPGEEVMLAVNNIEVNGNPFGFPYASRGDWSKDLGVGVLSDGGNYDILYFVGCYGSYDKRNIAIARSFVEICRKAGLRVGILGKEEKCCGEPVRKLGNEYLYQTLANENIENFKKYNVKTIVTTCPHCFNTLGRDYKDLGLDIPVKHHTQFIAELINTGKITLEKTDFECTYHDSCYIGRYMGIYEEPRGVIETLGGRINEMSRNREDSFCCGGGGGRVFVDEKGTKISALRVKMAEETGSKMIVSNCPFCTTMFEDGLKVTELDSKIKVKDLAEIVAERIR, from the coding sequence ATGGAATTTTCAAGGGAAATATACTGGAATGTAGGGCATTCGGTGTTGATTCCTATGTATCTTATTGCATTGGGATCGATTGCATTTGCCATATATAAGCTTTACCAGAGGATTGCTGTTTACAAACTGGGTAGAGATATAAACCGTACAGATAATCTGAGTAGTAGGGTTTGGTACATGATAAGGAATGCCCTGGGGCAGATAAAGGTGATGAGTGATAAAGGTTATGGCTACGTGCATACTGTCCTTTTTTTCAGCTTTTTAATTCTTGTGGTTGCTACTACACTGGTATTTTTACAGGCTGATCTGCTTGATCCGGTTTTTGGGATTAAATTTCTGAAGGGTACATTCTATAAATTTTTTTCATTATTTGCTGATATAGCTGGATTGCTGTTGTTTCTAATGATGGTGATATTTTTTATCAGAAGATTCATCATTAGACCGGCCGGTCTTGAAACCACAAAGGATGACTACATCATGCATGGGCTTTTATTTCTGATTATCATAACAGGATTTGTGGTGGAAGGGCTAAGGATGGCTGCCACAGAGATGGATAAACCTTATCTATACGTTTATTCACCGGTGGGGCTTTTGTTGGCAAAGATCTTTTACGGTATCCAGGTTGATAGTCTTAAGGCGGCACACAAATTTTTTTGGTGGATGCATCTTTTCAGTGTGGCTGGATTTTTCATCTCTATAGGACTAACAAAATTCAAACATATCGTACTTACTCCTGCAAATTATATATTCAAAAGCGATATGCCCAAGGGGTATATCGATACAATCAATCTTGAAGCGGAGGAAATGGAGAAATTTGGAGCAAACGAAATAAAGGATCTTACGTGGAAGGATATCTTTGATACAGATGCATGCACTAAATGTAAGAGATGTCAGGATAGGTGCCCAGCTTATGCATCTGATAAACCGCTATCACCTATGAAGCTTATAAATAAGTTGAATGATATCGCTTTTGGTAAAGCTGATGCTAATCTGATTGAAGAGATCACCAAAGATACTCTATGGTCTTGCACCACCTGTGGAAACTGTCAGGAGATCTGCCCTGCTGAAATAGAGCATGTAAACAAGATTTTGAACATGAGAAGGAATCTTGTGCTTATGGAAGGGGATTTCCCTGGTGAAGAGGTGATGCTTGCGGTAAACAATATAGAGGTGAATGGCAATCCTTTCGGTTTCCCTTATGCTTCCAGAGGGGACTGGAGTAAGGATTTGGGTGTTGGGGTGCTTTCGGATGGCGGTAATTACGATATCCTATACTTTGTGGGCTGTTATGGGTCTTACGATAAGAGGAATATTGCCATTGCCAGAAGCTTCGTGGAGATATGTAGGAAGGCTGGTTTAAGAGTTGGTATATTGGGAAAAGAGGAGAAATGTTGCGGTGAACCTGTCAGGAAACTTGGGAATGAATATCTTTATCAGACATTGGCAAATGAAAATATCGAAAATTTTAAAAAGTACAATGTTAAAACTATCGTTACTACTTGTCCGCATTGCTTTAATACATTAGGTAGAGATTATAAAGATCTGGGGCTTGATATACCTGTAAAGCATCATACACAGTTTATTGCGGAGCTTATCAACACTGGTAAAATTACTCTTGAAAAAACAGACTTTGAATGTACTTACCATGATTCCTGCTATATCGGTAGATATATGGGCATTTATGAAGAGCCGAGGGGAGTTATTGAAACTCTTGGCGGCAGAATAAATGAGATGTCAAGAAATAGAGAGGACAGCTTCTGTTGCGGTGGTGGTGGTGGAAGGGTATTTGTGGATGAAAAAGGTACAAAAATTAGTGCACTGAGAGTTAAAATGGCGGAAGAGACAGGTTCCAAAATGATTGTTAGCAATTGTCCATTCTGCACCACTATGTTTGAAGATGGTTTGAAAGTTACCGAGCTTGATTCAAAGATAAAAGTAAAAGATTTGGCTGAAATAGTTGCTGAGAGAATTAGATAA
- a CDS encoding NAD(P)H-dependent flavin oxidoreductase translates to MKTILTESLNLKYPIVQGGMMWISKPELVSAVSNAGCLGILSGLTYETPELLAKAIDETKKMTDKSFGVNITMLPTLRQINYDAYIDVIIDSGVKIVETAGNNPEQFMAKLKKNNVKVIHKCTSVKHALKAEKIGCDFVSIDGFECAGHPGELDVTSLILIPITVDALKIPVIASGGFGDGRGLLAALSLGACGVNMGTRFMATKEAPMHDNIKKRLVEATENDTMLIERTLKNTIRVLRNKQAELVEKMEKEGKGLMELAPLLSGMNGKRCLVEGDTEGFIFGCGQAVGLIRDIPSVEELVERIISEAKSSFERLKNIME, encoded by the coding sequence ATGAAAACAATTTTGACTGAGAGTTTAAATTTAAAATATCCGATAGTTCAGGGCGGTATGATGTGGATTTCTAAACCTGAACTGGTATCTGCCGTGTCAAATGCAGGATGTCTTGGTATTTTGTCTGGATTAACATACGAAACTCCAGAACTTCTGGCAAAAGCGATTGATGAGACGAAGAAAATGACTGATAAGTCATTTGGTGTGAATATAACGATGTTACCAACATTGAGGCAGATAAATTATGATGCATATATAGATGTTATTATAGATAGTGGTGTTAAGATTGTTGAGACTGCTGGTAATAATCCAGAACAATTTATGGCGAAGTTAAAAAAGAACAATGTTAAAGTTATCCACAAATGTACATCTGTGAAACATGCATTGAAGGCTGAAAAGATAGGATGCGATTTCGTGTCTATTGATGGATTTGAGTGTGCCGGGCATCCTGGTGAACTGGATGTGACATCACTTATACTGATACCTATTACTGTGGATGCTCTCAAAATACCTGTAATTGCCTCAGGTGGCTTTGGGGATGGTAGAGGATTGTTGGCTGCTTTAAGTCTTGGTGCCTGTGGTGTTAACATGGGGACAAGGTTTATGGCCACAAAAGAGGCTCCTATGCATGATAATATCAAAAAGAGGTTAGTGGAAGCTACTGAAAATGACACAATGCTAATAGAGAGAACGCTTAAAAATACTATAAGAGTGTTGAGAAATAAGCAGGCGGAGCTTGTTGAAAAGATGGAAAAAGAGGGGAAAGGGCTCATGGAACTTGCTCCACTTCTCAGCGGCATGAATGGTAAGAGATGTCTGGTGGAAGGGGATACAGAAGGGTTTATCTTTGGATGTGGGCAGGCGGTAGGGCTTATAAGAGATATTCCCAGTGTGGAAGAGCTGGTGGAAAGAATAATTTCAGAAGCAAAATCCTCATTCGAAAGACTTAAAAATATAATGGAATAA
- a CDS encoding electron transfer flavoprotein subunit alpha/FixB family protein, whose amino-acid sequence MKALLVAEYREGKLLESIYELGAFAEQLNAEKVIFAVGNKDDLPALGSNVKTYLADSSKYTEYNPSLHRDLLQKVIDAEKPDYIVFHHSSYGWDLAPRISAKLKVAQYSEVVGVDNGSFVMPFCNNKLRKVYRSNSKPIVLTIQGGAFKAVKPSEKGSVEMVDIDTASTYQFKGYEEAEKKDVDLTKAQIIVSAGRGIGKKDNVAIVESLAKALGGELGASRPVVDAGWVPHSRQVGTTGQTVSPKLYVACGISGAIQHLAGMKKAEHVLAINVDKDAPIGEVAELLVVADLNQFIPVLIETLKK is encoded by the coding sequence ATGAAAGCACTTTTAGTGGCAGAATATAGAGAAGGAAAATTGTTAGAATCTATTTATGAACTCGGTGCATTTGCAGAACAATTAAATGCAGAAAAAGTGATTTTTGCTGTTGGCAATAAAGATGATCTGCCGGCTCTTGGTAGTAATGTAAAAACATATCTGGCGGATTCCAGTAAATATACGGAATACAACCCATCTCTGCATAGAGATCTTTTACAAAAGGTTATCGATGCTGAAAAACCAGATTATATTGTTTTCCACCACTCATCCTATGGTTGGGATCTGGCTCCAAGAATATCTGCAAAATTGAAAGTTGCCCAGTATTCTGAGGTTGTTGGTGTGGATAATGGTTCATTTGTGATGCCTTTTTGTAATAACAAATTAAGAAAAGTGTATAGATCAAACAGTAAACCGATAGTGTTGACTATTCAGGGTGGAGCGTTTAAGGCGGTTAAACCATCTGAAAAAGGTTCGGTTGAAATGGTGGATATCGATACCGCATCGACGTATCAATTTAAAGGTTATGAAGAAGCTGAGAAAAAGGATGTTGACCTCACTAAAGCCCAAATCATTGTAAGTGCTGGTAGAGGAATAGGGAAAAAGGATAATGTGGCTATCGTAGAATCTCTTGCAAAAGCCCTTGGGGGTGAGCTTGGAGCAAGTAGGCCTGTGGTGGATGCAGGTTGGGTACCACATTCAAGACAGGTGGGAACCACTGGACAGACAGTATCTCCAAAACTTTATGTGGCTTGCGGTATATCCGGGGCAATACAGCATCTGGCAGGTATGAAAAAGGCTGAACATGTATTGGCTATCAATGTTGATAAGGATGCACCTATTGGGGAAGTGGCGGAGCTTCTCGTGGTGGCTGATCTGAATCAATTTATACCTGTTTTAATAGAAACATTGAAAAAGTAG